One part of the Coffea eugenioides isolate CCC68of chromosome 10, Ceug_1.0, whole genome shotgun sequence genome encodes these proteins:
- the LOC113749420 gene encoding 3-ketoacyl-CoA synthase 4, whose translation MEAGGNAPADTNPTARTSARVGVQIQQSRRLPDFLQSVNLKYVKLGYHYLISHLLTLCLVPVMIIILIEASQMNPDDIRQLWLHLQYNLVFVITCSAILVFGSTVYIMTRPRPVYLVDYFCYRAPDELKAPFESFMEHSRLTGDFDESSLQFQRKILERSGLGDETYVPEAMHFVPPRPSMQAAREEAEQVMFGALDNLFANTNVKAKDIGILVVNCSLFNPTPSLSAMIVNKYKLRGNIRSFNLGGMGCSAGVIAVDLAKDLLQVHRNTYAVVVSTENITQNWYFGNKKAMLIPNCLFRVGGAAVLLSNKSVDRRRAKYRLVHVVRTHRGSDDKAFRCVYQEQDDAGKTGVTLSKDLMAIAGGALKTNITTLGPLVLPISEQLLFFATLVLKKLFQKNIKPYIPDFKLAFDHFCIHAGGRAVIDELEKNLQLLPEHVEASRMTLHRFGNTSSSSIWYELAYTEAKGRIRRGQRIWQIAFGSGFKCNSAVWQALRHVKPAPNGPWEDCIDRYPVKVVQ comes from the coding sequence ATGGAAGCAGGCGGCAATGCTCCGGCCGACACCAACCCAACCGCCAGAACCAGTGCCAGGGTGGGAGTTCAGATCCAGCAAAGCAGGAGACTACCCGATTTCTTGCAAAGCGTTAATCTGAAGTACGTTAAATTGGGCTACCACTACTTGATCTCTCACTTGTTGACACTTTGTCTGGTTCCCGTGATGATTATCATATTAATTGAAGCTTCCCAAATGAACCCAGATGATATTCGCCAATTATGGCTTCATTTGCAGTATAATCTGGTTTTTGTAATCACTTGTTCGGCCATTTTGGTTTTCGGGTCAACGGTTTATATAATGACCCGGCCAAGGCCGGTTTACTTGGTCGATTATTTTTGTTATCGAGCTCCCGATGAGCTTAAAGCTCCATTTGAGAGTTTTATGGAGCATTCCAGGCTTACTGGGGATTTTGATGAATCATCCCTCCAGTTTCAGAGGAAGATCTTGGAGCGTTCTGGGCTGGGGGATGAGACTTATGTCCCTGAAGCTATGCATTTCGTTCCTCCCCGCCCGTCTATGCAGGCTGCCAGGGAGGAAGCTGAGCAAGTGATGTTTGGGGCATTGGATAATTTGTTTGCCAATACTAATGTTAAGGCCAAGGACATAGGAATTCTTGTTGTCAACTGCAGCTTGTTTAATCCCACGCCTTCGCTTTCGGCTATGATTGTGAATAAGTACAAGTTGAGGGGTAATATTAGGAGCTTTAATTTGGGTGGGATGGGGTGCAGTGCTGGAGTTATCGCGGTTGACCTTGCTAAGGATTTGCTGCAAGTGCATAGGAATACGTATGCTGTGGTAGTAAGTACAGAGAATATTACGCAGAATTGGTATTTTGGTAATAAGAAGGCTATGTTGATACCTAACTGTTTGTTCCGGGTTGGGGGTGCCGCGGTATTGTTGTCTAACAAGTCTGTAGATAGGAGGAGGGCCAAGTATAGGCTCGTCCATGTTGTGAGGACTCATCGGGGTTCGGATGATAAGGCCTTCCGTTGTGTTTATCAGGAGCAGGATGATGCTGGGAAGACGGGGGTTACTTTGTCCAAAGATCTCATGGCTATTGCTGGCGGGGCTCTTAAGACCAATATTACCACTTTGGGTCCTCTCGTGCTGCCAATCAGCGAGCAGCTTCTGTTTTTCGCCACTTTGGTGCTTAAGAAGTTGTTCCAGAAGAATATCAAGCCTTACATCCCTGATTTCAAGCTGGCATTTGATCATTTCTGCATACATGCTGGGGGAAGGGCTGTGATTGATGAGCTGGAGAAGAATCTGCAGTTGCTACCAGAACACGTGGAGGCATCCAGAATGACTCTCCACAGGTTTGGGAACACTTCATCGAGCTCCATTTGGTATGAGCTCGCATACACCGAGGCCAAGGGAAGAATACGCAGGGGCCAACGAATTTGGCAGATTGCATTTGGGAGTGGGTTCAAGTGTAACAGTGCGGTGTGGCAGGCACTCAGGCATGTAAAGCCGGCTCCAAATGGTCCCTGGGAGGATTGCATCGACAGGTACCCCGTCAAAGTTGTTCAATAG
- the LOC113749918 gene encoding protein RADIALIS-like 3 has protein sequence MASNSTWTAKQNKLFENALATYDKDTPDRFHNLAKAVGGKTVEEVKRHYEMLVQDINHIESGKVPLPNYSSNGNSNKEYQYMHEEQRMKYLKLQ, from the exons ATGGCCTCAAACTCGACATGGACCGCTAAGCAAAACAAGCTGTTTGAGAATGCATTGGCCACCTATGACAAGGATACTCCAGACCGATTCCACAATTTGGCCAAGGCTGTGGGTGGGAAGACCGTGGAAGAAGTGAAGAGGCACTATGAAATGCTTGTGCAAGACATAAATCATATCGAGTCAGGGAAAGTGCCTCTTCCCAAttacagttccaatggaaataGCAATAAGGAATATCAATATATGCACGAGGAACAAAG GATGAAGTATCTGAAGCTGCAATAA
- the LOC113750897 gene encoding maf-like protein DDB_G0281937 isoform X3, with protein MKKARLPKDMEPNPNSNFKVILGSSSVARKKILADMGYQFTTMSADIDEKAIRKEKPEELVMALAEAKAEAIIPKLQIEEYNMDAEPALLITCDQVVVYEGNIREKPSSKDEARHYIKGYSGGCAATVSSVVITNLKSGIRKGEWDKVEIRFQDIPDQVIDSLIEEGNVLNVAGALIIEHPLILPYVKEVVGATDSVMGLPKALTERLIKEVL; from the exons ATGAAGAAAGCTCGACTCCCCAAAGATATGGAACCAAATCCCAACTCAAATTTCAAG GTAATCTTGGGATCATCTTCTGTTGCCCGCAAAAAGATTTTGGCTGACATGGGATATCAATTTACTACAATG TCTGCAGATATAGATGAGAAAGCCATACGGAAAGAAAAGCCAGAGGAGTTGGTCATGGCTCTTGCTGAGGCAAAG GCAGAAGCCATCATACCAAAGCTCCAAATTGAAGAATACAACATGGATGCTGAGCCAGCGCTTCTAATTACATGTGACCAA GTGGTGGTATATGAAGGTAATATCAGGGAAAAGCCATCCAGCAAAGATGAAGCACGCCACTACATTAAAG GTTACTCTGGGGGATGTGCTGCTACTGTAAGTTCTGTTGTTATTACCAACCTCAAGTCAGGAATCAGAAAAGGAGAATGGGACAAAGTTGAG ATACGTTTCCAGGACATACCAGATCAAGTGATAGACAGCTTG ATCGAGGAGGGAAATGTGCTGAATGTTGCTGGGGCACTAATCATCGAACATCCCCTTATATTGCCATACGTAAAAGAAGTG GTGGGGGCGACTGATAGCGTGATGGGACTCCCCAAAGCTCTTACAGAGAGATTGATAAAGGAGGTTCTGTAG
- the LOC113750897 gene encoding maf-like protein DDB_G0281937 isoform X2, whose product MKKARLPKDMEPNPNSNFKVILGSSSVARKKILADMGYQFTTMSADIDEKAIRKEKPEELVMALAEAKADAIISKFQTIQNEGKDVKPTILIAADTVVVYEGNIREKPSSKDEARHYIKGYSGGCAATVSSVVITNLKSGIRKGEWDKVEIRFQDIPDQVIDSLIEEGNVLNVAGALIIEHPLILPYVKEVVGATDSVMGLPKALTERLIKEVL is encoded by the exons ATGAAGAAAGCTCGACTCCCCAAAGATATGGAACCAAATCCCAACTCAAATTTCAAG GTAATCTTGGGATCATCTTCTGTTGCCCGCAAAAAGATTTTGGCTGACATGGGATATCAATTTACTACAATG TCTGCAGATATAGATGAGAAAGCCATACGGAAAGAAAAGCCAGAGGAGTTGGTCATGGCTCTTGCTGAGGCAAAG GCAGATGCCatcatatcaaaatttcaaactaTTCAAAATGAAGGGAAGGATGTCAAACCCACAATTCTAATTGCTGCAGACACA GTGGTGGTATATGAAGGTAATATCAGGGAAAAGCCATCCAGCAAAGATGAAGCACGCCACTACATTAAAG GTTACTCTGGGGGATGTGCTGCTACTGTAAGTTCTGTTGTTATTACCAACCTCAAGTCAGGAATCAGAAAAGGAGAATGGGACAAAGTTGAG ATACGTTTCCAGGACATACCAGATCAAGTGATAGACAGCTTG ATCGAGGAGGGAAATGTGCTGAATGTTGCTGGGGCACTAATCATCGAACATCCCCTTATATTGCCATACGTAAAAGAAGTG GTGGGGGCGACTGATAGCGTGATGGGACTCCCCAAAGCTCTTACAGAGAGATTGATAAAGGAGGTTCTGTAG
- the LOC113750897 gene encoding maf-like protein DDB_G0281937 isoform X1, whose product MKKARLPKDMEPNPNSNFKVILGSSSVARKKILADMGYQFTTMSADIDEKAIRKEKPEELVMALAEAKADAIISKFQTIQNEGKDVKPTILIAADTAEAIIPKLQIEEYNMDAEPALLITCDQVVVYEGNIREKPSSKDEARHYIKGYSGGCAATVSSVVITNLKSGIRKGEWDKVEIRFQDIPDQVIDSLIEEGNVLNVAGALIIEHPLILPYVKEVVGATDSVMGLPKALTERLIKEVL is encoded by the exons ATGAAGAAAGCTCGACTCCCCAAAGATATGGAACCAAATCCCAACTCAAATTTCAAG GTAATCTTGGGATCATCTTCTGTTGCCCGCAAAAAGATTTTGGCTGACATGGGATATCAATTTACTACAATG TCTGCAGATATAGATGAGAAAGCCATACGGAAAGAAAAGCCAGAGGAGTTGGTCATGGCTCTTGCTGAGGCAAAG GCAGATGCCatcatatcaaaatttcaaactaTTCAAAATGAAGGGAAGGATGTCAAACCCACAATTCTAATTGCTGCAGACACA GCAGAAGCCATCATACCAAAGCTCCAAATTGAAGAATACAACATGGATGCTGAGCCAGCGCTTCTAATTACATGTGACCAA GTGGTGGTATATGAAGGTAATATCAGGGAAAAGCCATCCAGCAAAGATGAAGCACGCCACTACATTAAAG GTTACTCTGGGGGATGTGCTGCTACTGTAAGTTCTGTTGTTATTACCAACCTCAAGTCAGGAATCAGAAAAGGAGAATGGGACAAAGTTGAG ATACGTTTCCAGGACATACCAGATCAAGTGATAGACAGCTTG ATCGAGGAGGGAAATGTGCTGAATGTTGCTGGGGCACTAATCATCGAACATCCCCTTATATTGCCATACGTAAAAGAAGTG GTGGGGGCGACTGATAGCGTGATGGGACTCCCCAAAGCTCTTACAGAGAGATTGATAAAGGAGGTTCTGTAG